Below is a genomic region from Streptomyces sp. NBC_00461.
CGAAGAACACCAGCACCGGAATCGTCATCACCGTGGAGGCGGCCATGATCCCGCCCCAGTCCGGATCGTCCGGCTTGTAGAAGACCAGCAACGCCATCGGCAGGGTCGACTGCGAAGTGTCGCTGATGATGAAGGACTTGGCGAAGAGGAAGTCGTTCCAGGCCGAGATGAAGGAGAACACGCTCGTGGCCACAAGGCCCGGGAACACGAGGGGGAAAAGGATCTGCCACAGGAATCGCCCGCGGCTCGCCCCGTCGATGTACGCGGCCTCCTCCAGGGCCTCCGGGACCGCCTTCACAAACCCCCGCAGCATCCAGATCGCGAACGGCAGCGAGAAGGCGATGTGCGGCAGGATCAGCGAGCCCAGTGTGTTCAGCAGACCGAAGTCCCGCATCTGGAAGAACAAGGGGATGGTGAGCGCCTCCACCGGCACGGTCTGGGCCACCAGAAACATGATCAACAAGGTGGTCCGGAAGCGGAAGCGGAATCGCGTCACGGCGGTCGCGGCGAGAAACGCGATCAGTGCCGAGACGATGACGACACTGCCCGCCACCACAAGGCTGTTGACGAAATACCGACCGAAATCCTGCTGCCCGAACACGCGCCGGAAGGAATCCAGGGAAGGCGCCGTGGTCCACGGCCGCGGCTCGGCCGACTCGATCTCACCGGCCGGTTTGAAGGCGCCCAGCACCATCCAGTAGAGGGGGAAGGCGACGACGACCGCGATCAGCAGGGCCGAGGCCTCCGCCGCCAGCCGCCACGGGCGGCGCACGCGCGCGCGGAGCACAGGATTCACAGCTCCTCCCCCTGCCGCCGCAGCAGCCGCAGGTAGCCGAGCGTCACGCCGAGCAGGATGAGCAGCATCACGATGCCGATCGCCGAGCCGAGGCCGTACTGCGAGGACGCGAACGCCTGCTGGTAGGCGTAGACGTTCAGGACCAGGTTCTGGCCCGCGATGCCGCCGCCGTTCGTCATGACGTAGATCTGCGTGAAGATCTTGAAGTCCCAGATGACCGACTGGATGGTGACGACGGTCAGGATCGGGCGCAGCATCGGCGCGAGCACGGACCGCCAGATGCGCCACTGCGAGGCTCCGTCCAGCGCGGCGGCCTCCAGCACCTCGGCCGGCACGGCGCGGATCCCCGCGTACACCGTGATCATCACGAACGGGAAGGAGCACCACACCACTTCGAGCAGTACGAGGAAGAAGGCGCTGAAGCGTCCGTACGTCCAGGAGTGGTCGCCGAGGCCGAGGATCCGGTTCACCGGCCCGAAGTCGGGGTCGAACAGGAACAGCCACACCGTCGACCCCGTCACCGCCGGCGTCGCCCAGGCCCCGAGTGCGGCCAGCATCAACGCGAGCCGCGGCACCGCGCGTACCCGCGTCAGCAGCACGGCGAGCGCGCAGCCGACGGCGAGAGTCGACACGACACAGGCCCCCGCGAACAGCACGGTCGCCAGCAGCACCTGCCAGAACTGCCCGTCGGAGAACAGCTCGGTGTAGTTGCCGAACCCTTTGAAGGTGGTCGGCTCCCCACCACTGACCTGGGCCTGCGTGTACTGGAAGAACGAGATCAGCCCGAGCTGGTAGATGGGGTAGACGAGCAGCCCGCCGAGCACGACGACGGCGGGAGCGAGGTAGAGCCAGGGGGTCCAGCGGGGATTGGTACGGAGGTTCACCGGCTCAGCCCGCGGAGCCGAACGCGTCGTTCATCTTCGTGGCCGCCTCTTTGGAGGCCGCCGCCACACTCTTCTTCCCGCTGATGATCTCCTGCAGCATCGTCGGCAGCACCAACTGCGAGTCGATCTGGGACCACGCCGGCGAGGCCGGCACGAACTTGGTGCCGGCGGAGAGGGTCCGCGCGAACGGCTTGACGTACGGCTCCTTGGCGGCGGCCCGGTCACGCACGTCCGAGAACGTCGGCAGGAACCCCATCGCGTCGAACATCCGGGCCTGCGTCTTCTTGGAGGTGAGCCGTTCCATCAGGTCGACGGCGAGCGTGCGACGGGACGTGCTCTTCAGGACGCCGATGTTGTTTCCGCCCGCGAAGGCTGGGGCGATCGACCCGGACGTCACACCCGGCAGCGGTACGACCGCGTACGCGCCCTTGACCTTGCCCGCCTCGACCGCCGTGTGGCTGAAGTCGCCGCCGATCGCCATGCCCGCCTTGCCGGCCGCGAACGCGGTGATCGTGTCGTTGCCGCCCATGCCCGCGCACTTGGCCGCCGGACAGTTGTCGTCGCCGAACAGCGAGGTGTACGCCTTGGTGCCCTGCTGGGCGGCCGCGCTGTCGATGGCGGAGGCGTACGAGCCGCCCTTGCCGGTGGCGAGTTCGCCGCCATTGGCCCAGACGAACGGCATCGCGCCGTACGTGTACGCGCCGCCGACGACGAGCCCGTACAGGTCGGGCCTGGCGGCGTGGATCCTGCGGGCCGTCGTCGCCAACTCGGCCATGGTCTTCGGGGGTTGGAGGCCCAGGTCCCTGAAGACGTCTGTGCGGTAGTACAGGGCGCGGACTCCGACGTAGAACGGAGAGCCGTACAGCTTGCCGTCGACGGTCACGGACGTCTTCGCGGTGGGGTCGGTGTCCTTGGACTCGCTCCAGTCGCCGAACTCCCTGGTGACGTCGAGGAGTCCGCCGTCCTTCACATAGCCGGCGGTGTCGGTGTTGCCGAACTCCATGACGTCCGGGGCGGACTTCGGGTCGTTGAAGGCGGCCTTGACGCGCTGGGCGCGGGTGTCGATCGGGATGTACTCGACATGCACCCTGGTCTTGTCGTGCGCCTTCTCGAAGGCCGCCACGACGGAGTCGACGACCTTCTCCTTCGGCTGGTTGCCGACCTCCTGGAAGAGCCAGACCCGCAGGGTGCCGGTCTTCTCGTCCTTCTCGGAGGAGGAGTTGGAGGACGTCTGTGGGGCGCAGGCGGTGACGGCGAGGGCGGTGAGCAGTACGGCGACTCTGGGGGCGAGCTTCATGGAGCGGTCCTCCGAGCGTGCGTTGCAACATATGCAATGGCAGTTTCACTCTGCACAACACCACGGAGGCTAAGGACTTCATTGGCATGCCCACAAGAGGTCTCAACCACTCTGTGACCGTCCGACGCACCCCGTGCAACGGCAGACAGCACAAAGGCCCCCGAGGCGCGTCAAAACGCGCCCCGGGGGCCTCGCACAGGTCAGGCCGGACCGGGCTGGGAGGCCGGTCCTACTTGTCGCCGCCCTTGCCCTTGTCGTCGCCGCCGGCGCCCATGGACTCGTAGATCTCCTTGCACATGGGACACACGGGGTACTTCTTCGGGTCGCGCCCCGGTACCCACACCTTGCCGCACAGCGCCACGACGGGGGTCCCGTCGAGGGCGCTCGCCATGATCTTGTCCTTCTGGACGTAATGGGCGAAGCGCTCGTGGTCGCCGTCGCCGTGGGACACCTGTGGCGTCGGCTCTACGAGGGTCCCCGTACCAGTCCCGCGCTCGGGCTCAAGAGTGCTCATAAAATCCAAGGGTACTGAAGCTCACACGCATCAGTTGAGCGAAGGGTCGTCCGGGTAGGTGGCCACCATCGCCAGTTCGTTGCGCTGGCGGCGCAGGACCTCGCGCCAGAGTCTCTCCGGGGACGGCGAGGAGACGTCGCCGGGCTCCGACTCGACGACGTACCAGGCGCCCTCGACCAGCTCGTCCTCCAGCTGGCCCGGGCCCCAGCCGGCGTATCCGGCGAAGATCCGCAGGCTGCCGAGGGCCGAGGCGAGCAGCTCGGGCGGTGCCTCCAGATCGACCAGACCGATCGCGCCGTGCACTCTGCGCCAGCCCAGCGGCGCCCCCTCGACGGCTCCGCCGCCGGGAATGACGGCGACCCCCAGGGCCGAGTCCAGGGACACCGGGCCGCCCTGGAAGACGACGCCCGGTTCACCCGCGAGGTCCGCCCAGCCCTCCAGGATGTCGCCGACGTCCACCGGGGTGGGGCGGTTGAGGACGACGCCGAGGGAGCCCTCCTCGTCGTGGTCGAGAAGGAGCACCACCGCACGGTCGAAGTTCGGGTCCGCCAGGGCGGGCGTTGCCACGAGCAACCGCCCTGTGAGCGAGGACACCTCGGTCATGGCAGACATGATCCCGCATCTACCCCTGGTGTGGGGAGGCAATGGGGGAAGGGGGTGAGTGCAGCTCAGGAGCGAAAGAGGCACCTCGGGGCGCACGACGGCGGCGGTGACCCCATGTGCCCGTCGGGGAACGCTTCGTGTTGTGACACAGCTATGACGTAGCTGGACCGTGCTTGGGCTTACTGAAGGGGGGTGGGCGGCGATTACCCTTTCCCTTCTGGCCCCTGCCCGACTCATCGGAACGCGAGATACATGACCGTCAACGGCAATGACGACGTACTGCTTGTCCACGGCGGAACCCCGCTGGAGGGCGAGATCCGTGTCCGCGGTGCGAAGAACCTCGTACCGAAGGCCATGGTCGCCGCCCTGCTGGGCAGTGAACCGAGTCGACTGCGCAACGTTCCGGACATCCGTGACGTGCGTGTCGTACGCGGACTCCTGCAGCTGCACGGGGTGACGGTCCGTCCGGGTGAGGAGCCGGGCGAGCTGGTGATGGACCCGTCCCACGTGGAGAGCGCGAACGTCGCGGACATCGACGCGCACGCGGGTTCGAGCCGCATCCCGATCCTGTTCTGCGGCCCTCTGCTGCACCGCCTCGGGCACGCCTTCATCCCTGGTCTCGGCGGCTGCGACATCGGAGGCCGGCCGATCGACTTCCACTTCGAGGTGCTGCGGCAGTTCGGCGCGCGCATCGAGAAGCGGGAGGACGGACAGTACCTGGAGGCTCCGCAGCGGCTGCGCGGCACGAAGATCCGGCTGCCGTACCCGTCCGTCGGCGCGACCGAGCAGGTGCTGCTGACCGCGGTCCTGGCGGAAGGCGTCACGGAACTCTCGAACGCGGCCGTGGAGCCGGAGATCGAGGACCTGATCTGCGTCCTGCAGAAGATGGGCGCCATCATCGCGATGGACACCGACCGCACCATCCGCATCACCGGTGTGGACAGCCTCGGCGGCTACAACCACCGCGCGCTCCCGGATCGCCTGGAGGCCGCCTCCTGGGCGTCCGCGGCACTCGCCACCGAGGGCAACATCTACATCCGCGGCGCCCAGCAGCGCTCGATGATGACGTTCCTGAACACCTATCGGAAGGTGGGCGGTGCCTTCGAGATCGACGACGAGGGCATCCGTTTCTGGCACCCCGGCGGCCAGTTGAAGTCCATCGCACTCGAAACGGACGTGCACCCCG
It encodes:
- a CDS encoding carbohydrate ABC transporter permease; its protein translation is MLRARVRRPWRLAAEASALLIAVVVAFPLYWMVLGAFKPAGEIESAEPRPWTTAPSLDSFRRVFGQQDFGRYFVNSLVVAGSVVIVSALIAFLAATAVTRFRFRFRTTLLIMFLVAQTVPVEALTIPLFFQMRDFGLLNTLGSLILPHIAFSLPFAIWMLRGFVKAVPEALEEAAYIDGASRGRFLWQILFPLVFPGLVATSVFSFISAWNDFLFAKSFIISDTSQSTLPMALLVFYKPDDPDWGGIMAASTVMTIPVLVFFVLVQRRLVSGLGGAVKD
- a CDS encoding carbohydrate ABC transporter permease, which encodes MNLRTNPRWTPWLYLAPAVVVLGGLLVYPIYQLGLISFFQYTQAQVSGGEPTTFKGFGNYTELFSDGQFWQVLLATVLFAGACVVSTLAVGCALAVLLTRVRAVPRLALMLAALGAWATPAVTGSTVWLFLFDPDFGPVNRILGLGDHSWTYGRFSAFFLVLLEVVWCSFPFVMITVYAGIRAVPAEVLEAAALDGASQWRIWRSVLAPMLRPILTVVTIQSVIWDFKIFTQIYVMTNGGGIAGQNLVLNVYAYQQAFASSQYGLGSAIGIVMLLILLGVTLGYLRLLRRQGEEL
- a CDS encoding extracellular solute-binding protein — translated: MKLAPRVAVLLTALAVTACAPQTSSNSSSEKDEKTGTLRVWLFQEVGNQPKEKVVDSVVAAFEKAHDKTRVHVEYIPIDTRAQRVKAAFNDPKSAPDVMEFGNTDTAGYVKDGGLLDVTREFGDWSESKDTDPTAKTSVTVDGKLYGSPFYVGVRALYYRTDVFRDLGLQPPKTMAELATTARRIHAARPDLYGLVVGGAYTYGAMPFVWANGGELATGKGGSYASAIDSAAAQQGTKAYTSLFGDDNCPAAKCAGMGGNDTITAFAAGKAGMAIGGDFSHTAVEAGKVKGAYAVVPLPGVTSGSIAPAFAGGNNIGVLKSTSRRTLAVDLMERLTSKKTQARMFDAMGFLPTFSDVRDRAAAKEPYVKPFARTLSAGTKFVPASPAWSQIDSQLVLPTMLQEIISGKKSVAAASKEAATKMNDAFGSAG
- a CDS encoding DUF3039 domain-containing protein produces the protein MSTLEPERGTGTGTLVEPTPQVSHGDGDHERFAHYVQKDKIMASALDGTPVVALCGKVWVPGRDPKKYPVCPMCKEIYESMGAGGDDKGKGGDK
- a CDS encoding YqgE/AlgH family protein; the protein is MTEVSSLTGRLLVATPALADPNFDRAVVLLLDHDEEGSLGVVLNRPTPVDVGDILEGWADLAGEPGVVFQGGPVSLDSALGVAVIPGGGAVEGAPLGWRRVHGAIGLVDLEAPPELLASALGSLRIFAGYAGWGPGQLEDELVEGAWYVVESEPGDVSSPSPERLWREVLRRQRNELAMVATYPDDPSLN
- the murA gene encoding UDP-N-acetylglucosamine 1-carboxyvinyltransferase, translated to MTVNGNDDVLLVHGGTPLEGEIRVRGAKNLVPKAMVAALLGSEPSRLRNVPDIRDVRVVRGLLQLHGVTVRPGEEPGELVMDPSHVESANVADIDAHAGSSRIPILFCGPLLHRLGHAFIPGLGGCDIGGRPIDFHFEVLRQFGARIEKREDGQYLEAPQRLRGTKIRLPYPSVGATEQVLLTAVLAEGVTELSNAAVEPEIEDLICVLQKMGAIIAMDTDRTIRITGVDSLGGYNHRALPDRLEAASWASAALATEGNIYIRGAQQRSMMTFLNTYRKVGGAFEIDDEGIRFWHPGGQLKSIALETDVHPGFQTDWQQPLVVALTQATGLSIIHETVYESRLGFTSALNQMGAHIQLYRECLGGSDCRFGQRNFLHSAVVSGPTKLQGADLVIPDLRGGFSYLIAALAAQGTSRVHGIDLINRGYENFMEKLVELGAKVELPGKALG